One part of the Chryseobacterium sp. 7 genome encodes these proteins:
- a CDS encoding MFS transporter: MDTRKNLILILASVGTFVEALDIAIINLTIPSIQQQFHIGAETVQWLQTLYVLFFGGFLIIGGKLSDQIGRKKMFLWGALIFMLTSLGAGLSQNFEVLAIFRALQGLGAALVMPAALSIVTNTFRGEQERNRAIGIFSSFAAIGSGSGLSVGGIISTYLSWHWVFLINVPILLITLILSCYYLPVDEKNETVQKTDLVSGVLMVLGLLSLTYGTHELVHIKEQPFLVTGSLVLALVLLVMVYYRLKSVAEPLVDLQLFKHKSLVVSNAVFFTLGAFFIGFLFLISLMLQKDMGHSAASAGLMLVPFSVLSALTAKFILPQISKRLSSSQMGILGWSFMLAGGLLLLISVYTGHPLTIVLLGAACISGVGMTFCFTALSVMGIQDVEPAHYGLASSLSSTSYFLGAGIGLSFMTLMSQVFPSELSVGSLNLIILISYALLALGMLFYFILKSVKVKHTEVAVS, translated from the coding sequence ATGGATACAAGGAAGAATTTAATATTAATTTTAGCATCGGTAGGAACATTTGTGGAGGCGTTGGATATTGCCATTATTAATTTAACAATTCCTTCTATTCAGCAGCAGTTTCATATTGGGGCAGAAACGGTTCAGTGGTTACAAACCCTGTATGTTTTGTTTTTTGGTGGATTTCTGATCATTGGAGGAAAGCTTTCAGACCAAATCGGAAGGAAGAAAATGTTTTTATGGGGAGCCCTGATTTTTATGCTGACTTCGTTAGGGGCAGGATTATCCCAGAATTTTGAAGTATTGGCAATATTCCGTGCTTTGCAGGGGTTGGGAGCCGCATTGGTAATGCCAGCAGCACTATCCATTGTGACCAATACCTTCAGAGGAGAGCAGGAGAGAAATCGTGCCATCGGAATTTTCAGCTCATTTGCGGCTATTGGTTCCGGAAGCGGTCTTTCAGTAGGCGGAATTATCAGTACTTATTTAAGCTGGCATTGGGTTTTCCTTATTAATGTCCCTATTCTTTTAATTACGCTTATACTGTCTTGCTATTACCTGCCTGTAGATGAAAAAAACGAAACTGTGCAGAAAACAGATTTGGTTTCAGGGGTATTAATGGTATTAGGATTATTAAGTTTAACATACGGAACTCACGAATTGGTTCATATCAAAGAGCAGCCTTTCTTAGTAACAGGTTCTCTGGTGTTGGCCTTAGTGCTGCTTGTAATGGTCTATTACCGTTTAAAATCCGTTGCTGAGCCTTTGGTGGATTTACAATTGTTTAAACATAAATCTCTGGTAGTTTCCAATGCTGTATTCTTTACTTTGGGAGCATTTTTTATTGGATTTTTATTTCTTATTTCACTGATGCTTCAAAAAGATATGGGCCACAGTGCTGCTTCCGCAGGATTAATGTTGGTTCCGTTCAGTGTCCTGTCTGCTTTAACGGCTAAATTCATTCTGCCACAAATATCAAAACGTCTGAGTTCTTCTCAAATGGGTATTTTAGGATGGTCATTTATGCTGGCTGGAGGATTATTACTGTTGATTTCCGTTTATACAGGACATCCGCTAACAATAGTATTACTGGGAGCAGCATGTATTTCCGGAGTAGGAATGACGTTTTGTTTTACCGCGCTTTCAGTCATGGGAATTCAGGATGTTGAGCCTGCACATTACGGATTAGCATCAAGTTTGAGCTCTACAAGTTACTTTCTGGGAGCGGGAATCGGGCTGTCTTTCATGACGTTAATGAGCCAGGTTTTTCCGTCAGAACTATCAGTTGGAAGCCTGAATCTGATTATTTTGATCAGTTATGCTCTCTTAGCACTCGGAATGCTATTCTATTTTATATTGAAAAGCGTAAAAGTGAAGCACACAGAAGTTGCTGTTTCATAA
- a CDS encoding threonine aldolase family protein, producing MKQGKIKNNIIDLRSDTLTTPTEEMVLFMNKAPLGDDVYKEDPTVALLEKKVAEMFGMEAALFCVSGTMSNQLAIKAHTSPGDEVICDRSSHIYLYEGGGIAVNALCSVKLIDGDSGRIAPHQVKESINNPSDVHQPISRLVSLENTTNRGGGAFYDFEDIRKIKKVCEENGLILHLDGARLFNAISETPQSPKDYGEVFDSISICLSKGLGSPIGSVIIGKRSFIDKTRRFRKLMGGGWRQAGSLAAAGIYALDHHIPLLKEDHRRAKQIGEILKKSGYAEEVMPISTNIIMITPRNCNAIDFVAKMKDKNILCTAFGDRLVRFVTYLQITDSDIEEFKRRMVGCSS from the coding sequence ATGAAACAAGGTAAAATAAAAAACAACATAATAGATCTTCGCAGCGACACCTTAACAACGCCTACTGAGGAGATGGTGCTGTTTATGAACAAGGCACCCTTAGGAGATGATGTATATAAAGAAGACCCCACGGTGGCACTGTTGGAAAAAAAGGTAGCTGAGATGTTTGGAATGGAGGCTGCTCTGTTTTGTGTAAGTGGTACAATGTCAAATCAGCTGGCCATAAAAGCCCACACTAGTCCAGGAGACGAGGTGATATGTGACCGTTCTTCGCATATTTATTTATATGAAGGCGGAGGCATTGCCGTCAATGCATTATGTTCGGTCAAGCTCATCGATGGGGATTCTGGACGTATTGCTCCACATCAAGTGAAAGAATCAATTAATAACCCGTCTGATGTACACCAACCGATCAGCCGATTGGTGTCATTGGAAAACACAACCAATAGAGGAGGTGGTGCTTTTTATGATTTCGAAGATATACGGAAAATAAAAAAGGTCTGTGAAGAAAATGGGCTGATACTGCACCTGGATGGTGCTAGGCTCTTCAATGCCATATCAGAAACACCACAGTCTCCCAAGGATTATGGAGAGGTTTTCGACAGCATTTCAATTTGTCTGTCAAAGGGGCTGGGCTCACCTATTGGGTCAGTGATCATTGGCAAAAGATCATTTATTGATAAGACCCGTCGTTTCAGAAAATTGATGGGCGGGGGATGGCGGCAAGCAGGATCGCTTGCGGCAGCTGGGATCTATGCTCTCGATCATCATATCCCTTTATTGAAAGAAGATCACCGGCGGGCAAAACAGATTGGTGAAATATTAAAAAAAAGCGGATATGCCGAAGAAGTAATGCCCATTTCTACCAATATTATCATGATAACCCCAAGGAACTGTAATGCTATAGATTTTGTGGCAAAAATGAAAGATAAGAATATACTGTGCACTGCATTTGGAGATCGGTTGGTACGATTTGTCACCTACCTACAAATAACAGATTCTGATATAGAGGAGTTTAAGAGAAGAATGGTAGGGTGTTCTTCTTAA
- a CDS encoding metallophosphoesterase has product MKIQVISDLHREFGSTELCFDRSDIVVLAGDVNLGTKGIEWIKKAIPNKPVIYVLGNHEYYKGSYPKTLDKIKEAALNSNVHVLENSFVDIDDIRFHGSTLWTDFSIFGNPVQYGMLCQPKMNDYKMIRRDPSYSKMKTIDTFKIHQLSKQWLIESLEDSKGLKNIVVTHHAPSIQSVPEHYKEDPLTAAYASDLEDLISEYQPLYWIHGHIHTPCRYKIGETEIICNPHGYIDEKYNGYDKELIVFIE; this is encoded by the coding sequence ATGAAAATACAGGTCATCAGCGATCTTCACCGGGAATTTGGAAGTACGGAACTATGTTTTGATCGTTCAGATATTGTTGTGCTGGCTGGTGATGTTAACTTGGGAACCAAAGGCATAGAATGGATTAAAAAAGCGATACCCAATAAACCTGTAATCTATGTTTTGGGCAATCACGAATATTATAAAGGGTCATATCCAAAAACACTCGATAAGATCAAGGAAGCAGCATTGAATTCTAATGTTCATGTGCTTGAAAACTCATTTGTGGATATTGATGATATTCGTTTTCATGGATCAACTTTATGGACGGATTTTTCAATCTTTGGGAACCCGGTTCAGTATGGAATGCTGTGCCAGCCTAAAATGAATGACTATAAAATGATCAGAAGAGATCCTTCTTACTCAAAAATGAAGACAATAGATACCTTTAAAATTCATCAGCTTTCAAAACAATGGCTTATAGAAAGTCTTGAAGATTCAAAAGGGCTTAAAAATATTGTTGTTACCCATCATGCGCCCAGTATACAATCTGTTCCGGAACATTATAAAGAAGATCCGTTAACAGCGGCTTATGCTTCTGATCTGGAAGATTTAATTTCAGAATATCAACCTTTGTACTGGATTCACGGACATATTCATACACCATGCAGATATAAGATCGGAGAAACAGAAATCATTTGCAATCCTCATGGCTATATTGATGAAAAATATAATGGCTATGATAAAGAATTAATTGTTTTTATTGAGTAA
- a CDS encoding outer membrane beta-barrel family protein produces the protein MKVIIFPIAILAGSLAMAQQAPAPAAKDTVKGNAKEIEAVTLVARKPTVESKIDRTVFNVANSAILAGNTTWDVLRMTPLVSIDNNDDVKAEGQMVTVYINDRKSVFTGKELKEYLKTIPADNLMKIEVITSPSSRYETSGSVINIVLKKRDDEGIKGSISLNNRQSTKNSQYTNFNLNYHKKKFTQTFIGGYNSGNYVQKTQTWDNRYATNKLTQFNLENVMRNESPSLSSTSEFELNDKNNIGFVAEYSQSRNLSLAESNGMIFNNGEPGDSFNQTQNIWGFNRNLGTNAFYKYYDKEKNRILDINLGTNYSSNDNDNLIDKQIINQTGSSAQQLGVISSNQMRNYYLKVDYTQPLGKSGGTIEVGGKTEINNHIIPNSLYGFSMADVNSEFYNLARNDTFHYEDNLSSLYANYSKTFFKKLETRIGVRYEYIDYKVRQDVAGTERRDAYGTFLPNLLLKYSFSEKFDLSLTYNRTIWRPWYSEFNPFLVPEINGTYSRGNLYLNPNPNDRLYMKFGILKKYFISARYMHTNQDYWTTYVTENGRTVSLPGNFDGKVEKYYLFANTNQNFLKNKLNVNAGFGWYYINNKDFNEKNKLGGKDYISYWGASANVSYTNLFNKNINLSAWVELANQNNGNSYANNTNVFHNISVTKIFPKTQMELSMQLMNIFKRPYGDNTTYSPDGTFREYSKWDWYGVSLTFVKRFGNQKVKENTKTDVEKNGGGGK, from the coding sequence ATGAAAGTAATTATATTTCCAATAGCAATATTAGCAGGTTCATTAGCAATGGCTCAGCAAGCTCCGGCTCCGGCTGCAAAGGATACTGTAAAAGGAAATGCAAAAGAGATAGAAGCGGTTACTCTGGTGGCCAGAAAACCGACTGTAGAATCCAAGATAGACAGAACTGTATTTAATGTAGCCAACAGTGCAATTCTGGCCGGAAATACAACATGGGATGTCCTGAGAATGACTCCTTTGGTAAGTATTGATAACAATGATGATGTAAAAGCCGAAGGGCAAATGGTAACGGTATACATCAACGACAGAAAATCTGTTTTTACCGGAAAAGAACTGAAGGAATATCTTAAAACAATTCCTGCTGACAACCTTATGAAAATTGAGGTGATTACCAGCCCTTCCTCCCGTTATGAAACTTCAGGATCTGTGATCAATATTGTTCTGAAAAAAAGAGATGACGAAGGAATAAAAGGGAGCATCTCCCTCAATAACAGACAAAGTACCAAAAATTCACAATACACAAACTTCAACCTGAATTACCATAAGAAAAAGTTTACTCAAACCTTTATTGGAGGTTACAATAGTGGAAATTATGTACAAAAGACTCAAACATGGGACAACCGGTATGCTACAAATAAACTGACTCAGTTCAATTTGGAGAACGTCATGAGAAACGAAAGTCCGTCTCTTTCTTCTACTTCAGAATTCGAACTGAATGATAAAAATAATATCGGATTTGTAGCGGAGTATTCACAGAGCAGAAATTTGTCCCTGGCAGAATCTAATGGAATGATCTTCAATAATGGAGAGCCTGGTGACTCTTTTAATCAGACTCAAAATATCTGGGGGTTCAACCGTAATCTTGGAACAAATGCTTTTTACAAGTATTATGATAAGGAAAAGAACAGAATTTTAGATATTAATTTAGGAACCAACTATTCCAGCAATGACAATGATAATTTAATTGATAAGCAGATTATTAATCAGACCGGGAGTTCTGCTCAGCAGCTTGGAGTTATCAGTTCCAATCAGATGCGTAATTATTATCTGAAAGTAGATTATACCCAGCCTTTAGGGAAATCCGGCGGTACCATAGAAGTAGGAGGGAAAACGGAAATTAACAATCATATTATTCCCAATAGCCTTTATGGATTCAGTATGGCGGATGTAAACTCCGAATTTTATAATCTGGCGAGAAATGATACTTTTCATTATGAAGACAATTTAAGCTCTTTATATGCCAACTACAGCAAAACATTCTTCAAAAAATTAGAAACAAGAATCGGGGTTCGTTATGAATATATTGATTATAAAGTAAGACAGGATGTAGCAGGTACGGAGAGAAGAGATGCATACGGGACATTTCTTCCCAATTTGTTGCTGAAGTACAGCTTTTCAGAGAAGTTTGATTTAAGCCTTACCTATAACCGAACTATCTGGAGACCATGGTATTCTGAATTTAATCCTTTCCTCGTGCCTGAAATTAACGGAACGTATTCCAGAGGAAATCTTTATCTGAATCCCAATCCGAATGACCGATTGTATATGAAATTCGGAATTCTGAAAAAGTACTTTATCTCTGCAAGATATATGCACACGAATCAGGATTACTGGACTACATATGTGACGGAAAACGGAAGAACGGTTTCATTACCCGGAAACTTCGATGGAAAAGTGGAGAAATATTATCTTTTTGCCAACACCAATCAGAACTTCCTGAAAAATAAACTGAATGTAAATGCCGGATTCGGATGGTACTATATTAATAATAAAGACTTTAATGAGAAAAATAAGCTGGGAGGAAAAGATTATATCAGTTATTGGGGAGCTTCCGCAAACGTATCTTACACGAATCTTTTCAATAAAAATATTAACCTAAGTGCATGGGTAGAGCTTGCGAACCAGAATAATGGAAACTCTTATGCGAATAATACCAACGTATTCCACAATATTTCAGTCACCAAAATATTCCCGAAAACACAGATGGAGCTGAGCATGCAGCTGATGAATATTTTTAAAAGACCTTATGGTGATAACACCACTTACAGCCCGGACGGAACTTTCAGAGAATACTCAAAATGGGACTGGTATGGTGTTTCTCTTACTTTTGTGAAACGTTTCGGAAATCAGAAGGTAAAAGAAAACACAAAAACCGACGTAGAGAAAAATGGCGGCGGTGGAAAATAA
- a CDS encoding LuxR C-terminal-related transcriptional regulator, producing MKKNIDPINIEQLFDFFSKKGDLDNNYYDFFEDTINSAENFAIGPFFWFITNNIKMRTEVVSPNIKQFTPFTKNDWINSDTNFFMSLFHPDDRPQIMGAFVFSATMRLNLLRSGKKGIRFNYYGRMLDSNGAYRWILLQSPLQRINDNFEIQSSLVLVYDLSHFVIQSLPLLSVIDMSNKEVHYFRHVNQDVHKEIDVDIPAITAREKEILKLMALGLNTPQIAEKLFISYHTVENHKSNLRKKTNTKTSAELIAFTMKYSLLMV from the coding sequence ATGAAGAAAAATATTGATCCTATTAATATTGAACAACTTTTTGATTTTTTTTCTAAAAAAGGAGATTTGGACAATAATTACTACGATTTTTTCGAAGATACAATAAACAGTGCAGAAAATTTTGCCATAGGTCCCTTCTTTTGGTTCATTACAAACAATATCAAAATGAGGACGGAGGTTGTAAGTCCAAACATAAAGCAATTTACTCCTTTTACCAAAAATGACTGGATCAACTCTGATACCAATTTTTTCATGAGCCTTTTCCATCCGGATGACAGACCACAGATTATGGGAGCCTTCGTGTTTAGCGCAACAATGCGGTTAAATCTCTTAAGGTCAGGAAAAAAAGGTATTCGATTCAATTATTACGGCAGGATGCTTGATTCAAACGGTGCTTACCGTTGGATATTATTGCAATCTCCGCTACAGCGCATAAACGATAATTTTGAAATTCAGTCTTCCCTAGTCTTAGTATATGATCTCTCCCATTTTGTGATTCAAAGTCTGCCATTATTATCAGTTATTGATATGTCTAATAAGGAGGTGCATTATTTCAGACATGTGAATCAGGATGTACACAAAGAAATAGATGTTGACATCCCTGCTATTACTGCTCGCGAAAAAGAGATACTAAAGCTGATGGCCCTGGGACTGAATACTCCGCAAATAGCAGAAAAGCTTTTTATATCCTATCATACGGTGGAAAATCACAAAAGCAATCTCAGAAAGAAAACCAATACTAAAACCTCTGCAGAGCTTATCGCTTTTACCATGAAGTACAGTCTGCTCATGGTATGA
- a CDS encoding LuxR C-terminal-related transcriptional regulator translates to MSDNIDEFTPYTKQDWLKQDFDFFSELYYRDDRVFLRSAIHFIATTYLSMDVVYREGIRFSIQVRMLNKAGTYRWVLMQFAQPVINGNQQIESALTIFYDLNGMQIRDTPLLSMMDHNINKVTHYIYTEQQIQPVQISPLILTKREKEIMTLIFKGYNTPQIAKALFISYHTVENHKRNLRQKTNTKTTGELVAFTMTHLGGDLKG, encoded by the coding sequence GTGAGTGATAATATTGATGAGTTTACACCCTATACCAAACAAGACTGGCTCAAGCAGGACTTTGATTTTTTTAGTGAACTTTATTATCGTGATGACAGAGTCTTTTTAAGGTCGGCCATTCACTTTATAGCAACTACCTACCTTAGTATGGATGTAGTATACAGAGAGGGTATTAGATTTAGTATTCAGGTCCGTATGCTCAATAAGGCCGGAACTTATCGCTGGGTGCTGATGCAGTTCGCACAGCCGGTTATCAACGGAAATCAGCAAATTGAAAGTGCCCTTACAATATTTTATGATCTTAATGGAATGCAAATTAGAGATACCCCACTGCTCTCAATGATGGATCATAATATCAACAAAGTCACCCATTATATCTATACAGAGCAGCAAATCCAACCTGTGCAGATCAGTCCACTGATCCTTACCAAAAGAGAGAAAGAAATAATGACCTTGATATTTAAGGGTTACAATACACCGCAAATCGCAAAGGCATTATTCATTTCTTACCATACCGTAGAGAATCATAAGCGTAATCTGAGACAAAAGACCAATACCAAAACTACCGGGGAGTTGGTAGCATTTACTATGACACACCTTGGCGGAGACCTGAAGGGTTAA
- the mnmE gene encoding tRNA uridine-5-carboxymethylaminomethyl(34) synthesis GTPase MnmE: MNNDTICALATANGIGALGIIRVSGNEALSVVQKSFPAKKLEKQKSHTIHYGYFMDEEEAIDEVMLSIFLAPKSFTTENSVEIAFHGSPHIGKRILETLIKNGARMAKAGEFTLRAFINGRIDLSQAEAIADVIASDNEASRKVAINQLKGGITNEISLLRTDLLNFVSLIELELDFAEEDVEFADRSALNGLLDKIELKLNSLIESFQYGNAIKNGTAVAIIGKPNAGKSTLLNSLLKEERAIVSNIAGTTRDTIEEVLHIKGHAFRLIDTAGLRETVDEIEAIGVKKAKEKVENANILVYLADAATKDFSEDIEMIRSLLREDLKLIICATKIDEVIPTQYEAVEDIFRNAISHEFDFIKISAVENQNIQDLKNELSSYVEHLKSEENNVVITNQRHFEALRKSMDAVHKVKEAISFQISTELLAYELRNALEHLGEISGEVTNDEVLGNIFSKFCIGK, from the coding sequence ATGAATAACGATACGATATGTGCGCTGGCTACTGCCAATGGAATAGGTGCTTTAGGCATCATCCGGGTTTCTGGAAATGAAGCTTTATCTGTAGTTCAGAAAAGTTTTCCGGCGAAAAAACTGGAAAAACAGAAATCCCATACCATTCATTACGGTTATTTTATGGATGAGGAAGAAGCTATTGATGAAGTAATGCTGTCAATTTTTCTGGCTCCGAAAAGTTTCACCACTGAAAACTCTGTGGAGATCGCTTTTCACGGCTCCCCGCATATCGGAAAACGTATTCTTGAAACACTGATCAAAAATGGAGCGAGAATGGCTAAAGCGGGTGAATTTACACTCCGTGCTTTCATCAATGGAAGAATTGACCTTTCCCAGGCAGAAGCGATTGCTGATGTGATTGCATCTGATAATGAAGCTTCAAGAAAAGTAGCCATTAATCAGCTGAAAGGAGGAATTACCAATGAAATCTCCCTGTTAAGAACTGATCTTCTGAATTTTGTTTCTTTGATTGAGCTGGAACTGGATTTTGCAGAGGAAGATGTAGAGTTTGCAGACAGAAGTGCTTTAAATGGGTTATTGGATAAAATTGAATTAAAATTAAATTCTCTGATTGAAAGTTTCCAATACGGAAATGCCATTAAAAACGGAACTGCCGTTGCCATCATCGGAAAACCGAATGCCGGAAAATCTACCCTCCTGAACTCTCTTTTAAAAGAAGAAAGAGCCATTGTAAGTAATATTGCAGGAACAACGAGAGATACCATTGAAGAGGTTCTTCACATTAAAGGACACGCTTTCCGACTGATTGACACGGCCGGACTTCGTGAAACGGTAGATGAAATTGAAGCAATCGGAGTAAAAAAAGCTAAAGAAAAGGTAGAAAATGCCAATATCCTTGTTTATCTGGCGGATGCTGCTACTAAAGATTTTTCAGAGGATATTGAAATGATTCGGTCCCTTTTGAGAGAAGATCTGAAACTGATTATCTGTGCAACAAAGATAGACGAAGTTATTCCAACCCAATACGAGGCTGTAGAAGACATTTTCAGAAATGCAATTTCTCACGAGTTTGACTTCATTAAGATATCAGCTGTTGAAAATCAAAACATCCAGGACCTGAAAAATGAGCTTTCATCCTATGTGGAACATTTGAAATCTGAAGAAAATAATGTTGTAATTACTAATCAACGCCACTTTGAAGCCTTAAGAAAGTCTATGGATGCTGTTCACAAGGTGAAAGAAGCTATTTCTTTTCAGATTTCTACGGAATTGCTGGCTTATGAGCTGAGAAATGCACTGGAACATCTCGGAGAAATTTCCGGAGAGGTTACCAATGATGAAGTACTGGGGAATATTTTTTCTAAGTTTTGTATCGGAAAGTAG
- a CDS encoding Lrp/AsnC family transcriptional regulator codes for MATENYIPDEKDLSILRLLQKDAKMSVRDISARINLSPTPTHERIKRMEKQGIIKEYTAVVDRKKVNKGMMVICMIALNVHNKKTAGKFIEEVSKLKEVVEFYNISGDFDFMLKILAPNMDEFHEFFVNKLSEIEGIGQTKSIFVMNSIKESVQIV; via the coding sequence ATGGCAACTGAAAATTACATTCCTGACGAAAAAGACCTGTCTATCCTGCGCCTTCTTCAGAAAGATGCAAAGATGAGCGTCCGTGATATTTCGGCGAGAATCAATCTGAGCCCTACTCCTACTCATGAACGCATTAAGCGTATGGAAAAACAGGGAATCATTAAAGAATATACTGCCGTGGTAGACCGCAAAAAGGTCAACAAAGGAATGATGGTAATCTGTATGATCGCTTTGAATGTTCACAATAAGAAAACAGCAGGAAAATTCATTGAGGAAGTTAGTAAACTGAAGGAAGTTGTAGAATTTTACAACATCAGCGGAGATTTTGATTTTATGTTGAAAATCCTTGCTCCCAATATGGATGAATTCCATGAGTTTTTTGTGAATAAACTATCAGAAATTGAGGGAATTGGGCAGACTAAGAGTATTTTTGTGATGAACAGCATTAAGGAAAGTGTGCAGATTGTTTAA
- a CDS encoding DUF2652 domain-containing protein, which produces METNIQEGIILIPDFSGFTEFVFNTKLYTGEYIVRQLLSTLIDVNDQYFEISEIEGDAILFYRYDESPSYQSISTMLWKMRSAFNRKIEELSKSLSTKIDLALKFIVHYGSFSQYNIGNFRKLYGKTIVEAHQLLKNGMAEQPSYALFSNSFLESSKNKKSDFNKDPYRLPEVGVIHYFESLN; this is translated from the coding sequence ATGGAAACAAATATACAAGAGGGGATCATTCTAATTCCGGATTTCAGCGGATTTACGGAATTTGTGTTCAATACAAAACTGTATACAGGCGAGTATATTGTGCGACAATTATTGTCTACACTCATAGATGTGAATGATCAGTATTTTGAAATTTCCGAGATTGAAGGAGACGCCATTTTATTTTACCGTTATGATGAAAGTCCGTCTTACCAGAGTATTTCAACAATGCTGTGGAAGATGAGAAGTGCCTTTAACAGAAAGATAGAAGAATTGAGTAAAAGTTTAAGTACAAAAATTGATCTGGCTCTTAAGTTTATTGTTCATTACGGATCTTTTTCACAATATAATATTGGAAACTTCAGAAAATTATATGGAAAAACAATTGTAGAAGCTCATCAGCTTTTGAAAAACGGAATGGCAGAACAGCCTTCTTATGCACTTTTCAGCAATTCTTTTCTGGAAAGCAGTAAAAATAAGAAATCTGACTTTAATAAAGATCCGTATCGCCTGCCTGAAGTAGGCGTTATCCATTATTTTGAAAGTTTAAACTAG